The Sorex araneus isolate mSorAra2 chromosome X, mSorAra2.pri, whole genome shotgun sequence DNA segment GAGCGAAAGTGCTTATTTGGGAAAGCAGCTCAGGACCGGGAAGGAGCTGATTCCTGCAGCCTGTGGGCGCAGGGCCGCGCTTCTTCCCCGCATTCCTGCCCAGCTGCTCCGCCCCCAGGCCCGCAGCCAGGCGCACAGTCTGGAGCCGCCCCGGTCGGCCCAGCTGCGGTGAATCTGGGTGAATCTGAGCCCGCCCGTGCTGGGCGCCCCAGCTGACGCAGGGCCGTGTCTGTGCTAGCAGCACGTGCGGCTGTGGCCGCGCaggcctccccttcccccctcctcctgagCCGCAGGTGGCCCTTTAGCATGGAGGGCGGTGAGCTGGCCCCAGAGAAGTGTCCGCAGAGCCCAGACTGGCCGGCCCCCCTCGACCATCCCCTCCCGTCTCCAGAGCTGGGTCTCTGCGTCCAGCGAGTGGAGCGTCAGCTGCCACTCGGCCATGTGACCGTCTCGGTGACTCAGAGACTCACCCCTGCTGCCTGCCAGCCAAGCGGCCTCCCCAGGGAGGGACACCAGACGGACGCAGGACCAGTGCGGGGCAGGAACACCGGTCACACAAGGTGGCGGGCCGGGAACAGCACAGGCCCCTTCTAGAAAAAGGCACTTCACACGGAACGTGTTTCCTCAAACTCTTTATTGGGTGCTACGAGACACAGCACACCGCAGCCCGCGCAGCACGGCTCAAGTCGGCGAGTGGGTACACGCAAAACCTGCTCTGGCGAAGTCATTCCGAGtacacgcgcgcgcacgcacgcacagatgcacacttgcacacacatgcacagagctCCAAGCGCACCTTCTAGAAGCGCCTGCAGCCCATTTGGTGCCCAGGGAGCTCAGACATTCCCACTTTTGTGCACGGGAAACGGTACAAGTTCTGGAATTTTCTGTAAGTAAACAAGGCGTCTTGGCATACTACATACATGGACATCAGCACGGAGATGACCCCTTTTCTTTCCATCTATAAAAAAGTGGTAAAAAAAATCCTGTGCAGTTGGAGCCATCCTACATTCAGTTCCCAGGCACTGAGAGGAGAAATACTCGTTTGGCTGAGGATGATTAAGGCAAGTTCTGGCCCTCGCGAAGGCACCGTGGGCCGTCCTTATTGCTGCGTGTCCTCGTCACAGTCGAACCGCTGGGTAAACACAAATGTCCCGTTCAAACACAGAGGAAGGCGCGGGCGGCCTCGCCCTGTCCACAGCATCGGGGGTCCCGCCTGCAGACGTGCGGGGCTCGGAGCGCACGCGGACAggggcagaaatcaatgaaataaataccacATACCATCTTTTAAATTAAGGTCCTGACTCATTTACAATAAAATAACCCGGGGAAGCGACGAAAGGCAGCGACCACTGCCCGTGGGCCAGGGCCGGCATAATTTAACATAATAGAAGGACAGCTCGCTCGCTCCCCCGCGGGCTGGATAAATACGGGGCGGGCACGCCCGGGACGCTCTCCACGAGGCAATAAATAAGTTACGGGGTTCCGGGCCGGAGGCGCGTGGTCAGTCGTCGGACACGGACAGGCGGCTGAAGATGGGCAGGCGGCGGCCGGGctcgggcgcgggcgcgggggcgggcgcgggcgcggggtcgGCGCGCGCGGGGCGCTCGGGGCgctcggggcgcgcggggccggggccggcgcgcgcggggggcgcgggcgcggggggcgcggggcgcgggcgccgcTCGTCGGCGTTGTGGATGAAGTGGCAGCGCGGCCCGTAGGGGCAGAGGCCGGCCGAGTGGAAGGTGCGGCACAGCTCCGTCTTGTACTTGGGGTGGCGCGCCAGCAGGCGCAGCTCGCGGCCGCCGTGCGCGAACTGGCACTTGTCGCCGTACCTGCAGGCGCCGCTCTCCTCGAAGGGCCGGCACAGCTCCGTCTTGTAGCGCGGGCCgggcgcgcccgccgcccgcccgcccgccgccctggCGTCCAGCACGCCCAGGCTCAGGCTGCCCAGCGACGTCTCGGCCTGCGGGGGCACGCGCGGGCGGTCAGCGGGCGGTCggcgcgcggcccccgcccccggcccggcccgacccCCGCTCACCGAGTGCAGGAAGTCCAGGTCGTAGAAGGCGGACAGCAGCGCGGTGGACATGGCTCCGCTGCGGGCACGAGCCCGGACCCCGGCGCGCGGGGCCGCCCGCGGACCGACGGCCGCTCGCCGAGTGCTGAGAGCCGGGCCCGGGCGCGCCTATAAGCGGGACGGGCGGGGCGTCAGCACCACCTCGGCCCCCCATTGGCCATTGCCAATTTCCCGCTGGGGCGGGGCGTGAGCACCTCCTCGGCCCCCATTGGCCGCCGCCAATTTTCCGCGGCTGCGGGGCGGAGCCCGGGCGGGGAGAGAGGCGTGGCACCGGCGCCTCCCTCGCGTCCCATTGGTCGCTGCTAATTTCCCGCTGGGGCGAGGCGCGGCCCGAATGGGGGCGGGGCGTGAGCACCTCCCTCGCGCCCCATTGGCCGCCGCCACTTTCCCCCTTGGGGAGGGGCGAGGCGAGCCGGCTGACGTCAGCGCACCCTTGCGCCCCGTTGGCCGCGGCCAAGCccccccggggcggggcggcgggaaAGCCCCGCGTGCCCCGCGCCCGGCGCTCGGGAACAGCGCGGGCTCCGCGACGTgcccggggccggccgggcgcAGCCCGAGAGCGTGAGCTGCGGCCAGAGGCGCGAGTGCGCCCGAAGGCCACTTCCCGCCGCCAGACGGCCGGCCAGTGCTCCGAGCCCGGAGACGCGGTTCCAGGCGACCCCCCACAACCCACACGCGAAAgctgtggtttgggccacacctggccgtgctcgggcGGCGGTGTGCAAGGCCCACCTTTTGCACATGACCTTCCGGTTTGCGCTCCTGGTTTCTCAGGCCAGCGGCTTGGCAAGCCTCTCCCCGGGCGTCCGGAGGGAACAAGCACTGTCCGCCCCACTGCTTAACTCAAGGAGGCAGCTCCCAGGCCAGAGGGAGCCAGGCCCAGGCCACGGCGGGAGGGCGGGTGCCCACTCAGGCCAGTGTGCGCCACTTTAAGGCCTCTCGTTAGCCTGGAGCGTTCGCAGTGTTCCCAGGAATGCAGACCTCCCTCCCGGCCACCGGAGCTGTGTCCAGACCTGGCAGAAGCCCGCCTCAGCTCCCTGCACCCGGCTCCCCACCCAGAGTGACATGTGACGAGGCGGGTCGTGCTGGTGCAGTTTATTAGGACGAGCTGCTGATCTCACCTGCACTGCAGGGTCGGGCAGgctgcccacctccccccaccggGCTCCCaggccaggggaggggctggctgaCCAGGTGATCGATCACTTTAGTTCACCAAAGTGCTGGGTGCTGAGAGGGGCCAGCCACCGGGGACAGGGTCACTGCCCCCTCCCGTGCTCCCAGGCACTTCTGGAgttgtggtcacacctggaagcTGAGCTGGCCACACCCTCTCACTGGCCCCTCGGACCTTCCCAGCTGGGCCTGCTCACCAGAGTGGGTGTGGTACCACGGGCCCTAGAGCCGGGACCCACGGGCATGGCGACACCTGCTGGGCGTCAGGGGAAGGGCCGGTCCAGGAGGCAGAGCCTGGGAGGCAGCGGGAGGAGGTGTCCTGGCTGGGCCGCACCTCTGGGACGTAGGAGCTCTGGTTCTTCCCGTGAGGACAACATCCGTCTAAagcaggcccagggcagcccagcACCCCCACTTGGAGCCCATTTCTGCCCAGTGAGGAAGGACACAGCAGCACTGACTCAAATGGGCCCACTGCCCCTCCTCAAACCTGCGTCCTGCCAAACCCAGGGCTGGATGCCTCTCAGAAATGAGGGGGCGGTGCTGGACGCTGGTGGCCCGGGGACAAGGGCCTTGCTGTGCCCTGCGGCAGGGTGAGCAGGCCGCCTCCCCAGCGAGAATGCTGGAGTCCACGGTCACGTGCCATCGCAGGGGGCCCCGCCACGCGGCCCTGTGCTTCCTTAGCAAGCTGCCTCTGCAGGGGAGCGGGGGATCAGGGCCCAGGGCGCGGCCCGCTCCTTCCCCGGCAGGGGGGTCAGCAGCCGCAGGCAGGCCAGGGCGCCCTCCTCCCGCACTCGCAGCTGTGTCCACTGGGCTGTGTGCAGGAAGGCGGCCGCAGGCGGGAGAGCCCGGAGCTGCCCGCGCGTGTGCTCGAGCTGCTCCGAGGCCTCGCTCTGCAGGGGGTCGAGCTTCCCGGGGCCACAGGCCCTGCCAGGCTGTGCCAGCAGCTGGGCGAGGGGCCCGCAGAGGTGCCTCACAAAGCGCAGCGGCTCGACCCACAGGCGCACGTCGTCCTTCTCAAACAGGCTGTCGTCCTCTGCCTGCAGCCACGTGTGCGGCGTCAGCCAAgtgcccccacctgcctcccaccTCGCCACCAGCTagcccccgcccggcccagcgCCTGTGGGACACCCCCGTCCACCACCATGGTCCACTGGGTCACCTGCTGTGAGCTGTCCAGGGGGGCCGCAGTGCAGTAGCTGTCCTCCAGCGCCCAGCCCAGCAGCACgggcagcccagggcccagctggtCCCACTGCTGCAGCAGATGGCAGAGCACAGTCACGGCCAGGGGCAGGGCCACGGCGGCGTCCACTGGGCAGAAGGCGAAGTCTGCAGAAGCAGCGGGGTGGGAGGGACTCAGCCGCCTGGCCTGGGTGGCCGGCAGGACTGGGGACAGGCCCCGCATGCCAACACCCCAGCAGAGCAGAACAgcaaaaactgcccccagcacaccGCCTGCTGCCCCAGGGAGCAGCCAGGGTGCCCGGCTCGGGGCCCCGGCCCAGCTCTCCTCCTGTTCTGGCcgttcctggaggtgctggggcccAAACCTCGGGGGCCACACACTGCACCTGTCCCCCCAGTCCCTGCTCCCtgcgcccctcccggcccctcctggcctcctggccctgctcactcAGGCCACTCACCTGTGCGGGTACAGCCCGGCCTCTCCCTGCCAATGCCCCCGCCCGCCCGATCTGACCGCCCACTGCCCGCCTCTGCCTGTCCCTCGGCCAAGCGGTCTTCTGTGACGTCCGGCCCTGTGAGGCAGACCTGCCCCGACCCATGCGGCAGGGCGTGGGAGAGCACCTGTGGCCTGGCGTGTGTTCTCCTGTGACAGGGTGGCCGTCACGGTCTCAGAGGCCGCGTCACGGACGGCCTGATCCTCACTCTGCAGCAGCGTGAGGACACACTTCCAGAGCGCCAGTGTGTGCTGCAGGCCTGGAAGAGGGGGACACGTGTCTGGGTGCCGGCCAGGGCGGCCTGCTGGGCCCCGCAGCTGCAGCCCAGGACGGGGCAGGCGTGGAGGCAGGCGGAGGTGAGACGTCCCTGAGAAGGCAGTCACAGCTGTCCACCGTGGGGCTGCCCGGTCCCTCCCCCTCTACTCCGGGACAGAACAAGCCGTGTGGCCGACACCACGGGGACCAAGGGAGGGCGCCTCGAGGGACCAGCCCTGTCCACAGCCCGCCCGCGCGACCAGCTCAGTGATATCTCACTGCCTGGGGCGGAacccggccccgccccaggcctcgccccccagcccctgctctgccctgcaggcaccAGCAGGGATATGCTGTCTCTACATCTGACCTGACCCGTCtctcctcaccccacacccctgcagcccTCCTGCCAGGCTTCtgtgctcctccctccctccctcctgcacccctcactcaccccaccctccttcctctcACCCTTCCCTTCTCCATGCCAGCCTTTACACCCGCCTCGGCCCTCTGTGGCCTGGttggaggcgggggcggggcggggcaggctgCCCACTCACTTACCCAGCACGGGCCGAGGGCTGGCGAGCACTGACGTGGCGGTGCTGGTgagggcggcggcggcagccAGCTGGGACTCCGAGGGCTGGTGGTCTGCACAGGCTGCCACGACCAGGTGAGCCCAGCGCTCCAGCTCCTGCACCTGCCAGCATGAAGGGAAGGCCTGGGAACCGGGGCCTCACGGGGTGCAGGTGCGAGCCAGCTGCATCTGCTGACCCTGGCCCAGGGACTGGCCGCTGTGGCCCCTGGGTCCGACCAGGCACATGaagagctgtgtgcaaggcaagctacacAGTTCAGCCCCACGGTGGAGCCCAGACGGGGCGGCTGTGCACGCTGAGGTGGGCGAGCCCCCGTCGGGCCGAGCACCCAGATCATGCCAGGCACCACCCCTCCAGTCTCTGTGCAGTGCAGCATGGCAGCACCAGGCCCCAGAGCGGGTCTGTCTGCAGGGACAAACCCTGTAGAGCCGGTGGCCGTAGACAGCACGGCTGACCTGGGCACACCCCCAAGGGACAGCAGCTCCCATGGGCCCAGCGCCCCTATGAACATTCTGTGCCAACCTGCTGC contains these protein-coding regions:
- the ZFP36L2 gene encoding mRNA decay activator protein ZFP36L2; protein product: MSTALLSAFYDLDFLHSAETSLGSLSLGVLDARAAGGRAAGAPGPRYKTELCRPFEESGACRYGDKCQFAHGGRELRLLARHPKYKTELCRTFHSAGLCPYGPRCHFIHNADERRPRPAPPARPERPARADPAPAPAPAPAPEPGRRLPIFSRLSVSDD